In the genome of Lysobacter sp. 5GHs7-4, the window CGGCCTGTGCGCAATGCGTGCGCCCAGTCCGCACGCCCGTTGCGCAATGCACGCGCGGCGGCGGCCTCGTGGTCGTAGTCGACCGCGATCGGTTCGACCCGCCAGTGGCCGGTTGCGTCGTCGGCGATGGCGTAGCGGGCGCGCGGGTCGCCGACTTCCATCGCGTGCGGACGCGGGTAGTCGGCGCGATAGGCCTGCAGGCCGACGCTGCCGGGATTCGCCACCAGGCGGCCGTCGTCCAGTCGCAGCGCGCGCGGCACGTGGGTGTGGCCGCACAGGATCAAGGCATGGGCGATGGCGCCGGCGCGTCGTGCGGCCTCGGCCGTGTCGGCCGCGCGTGGGCCGTCCTCGTCCAGGTGTTCCAGGAAGTATTCGAGATCGTCGCCCGGCGTGCCGTGGCAGAGATAGACCGCGTCGTTCAAGGCCAGCGTCGCCGGCAGCGCGGCGATCCAGTCCAGCTGATCGGCGCGCAGCGCATCGCGCGCGTAGGCGTCGGACGCGCCCATGCGCGGGCGCGGGGTGTCCAGCAGTTGCCGTTCGTGATTGCCGCGGATCGTGGGCAGGTTCAGGCCGATCAGCAGATCGGCGGTCTCCACCGGCTGCAGCGGGCCGGAAAGAATGTCGCCCAGGTTGACGGTAAGGTCGCAGTGGCGCGCGCGGATGTCGGCGAGCACCGCGGTGAGCGCGTCGAGGTTGCCGTGGATGTCGGAGACGACGGCGATGCGCATCGCGATGTTCCTGTCGGCGCTGCTTCGGTCGGCGGTGCTTCAGTCGGCGCTGCGTCCGTCAGCGGAGCCGCCGTAGCGGCCCCGCCGATGGGTGTTGCGATCCTTACAGGTCGAACTTGATGCCCTGCGCCAGCGGCAGCGCGTCGGAGTAGTTGATGGTGTTGGTCTGGCGGCGCATGTAGGCGCGCCACGCATCCGAACCCGACTCGCGGCCGCCGCCGGTTTCCTTCTCGCCGCCGAACGCACCGCCGATCTCGGCACCGGAAGTGCCGATGTTGACGTTGGCGATGCCGCAGTCCGAACCGGCCGCCGACAGGAAGGCCTCGGCGGCCTTGAGGTTGGCGGTGAAGATCGACGAGGACAGGCCCTGCGGCACGTCGTTCTGCAGGGCGATGGCTTCGTCCAGCGTCTTGAACTTCATCACGTACAGGATCGGCGCGAAGGTTTCGGTCTGCACTACCTCGGCGTCGTTGCTCAGGCCGGTGACGATGGCCGGCAGCACGAAGTTGCCGGGGCGGTCGATGCGCTCGCCGCCGGTCTCGACCTTGCCGCCGCTGGCCTTGGCCTGGGCGATCGCGTCCAGGTAGGCCTGCACGCCGTCCTGGCTGTTGAGCGGGCCCATCAGGTTGGCCGGGTCGGTCGGGTCGCCGATCTTCTTCTCGACCTGCTTGTAGGCGGCGATCAGCTTGGCCAGCACGTCGTCATGAATCGACTCGTGCACGAACAGGCGGCGCGTGGTGGTGCAGCGCTGGCCGGCGGTGCCGACCGCGCCGAACGCGATGGCCGGGATCGCCAGCTTCAGGTCGGCCGAGGCGTCGACGATGATGGCGTTGTTGCCGCCCAGCTCCAGCAGGGAACGGCCCATGCGGCGGGCGACGCGCTCGCCGACGTGGCGGCCGACCTTGGTCGAGCCGGTGAAGCTGACCAGGGCGATGCGCTTGTCGTCGACGAAGTTGGAGGCCAGCTCGGTGCCGGCGTCGTTGAACAGGAAGAAGATGTCCGGGAAGCCGCCGGCGCGCAGCGCTTCGTTGCAGATCTTCATCGAGGCCACCGCCGACAGCGGGGTCTTGGGCGAGGGCTTCCAGATGGTGATGTCGCCGCAGATGGCGGCGATGAACGCGTTCCAGGCCCACACCGCGACCGGGAAGTTGAACGCCGAGATCACGCCGACCAGGCCCAGCGGGTGCCACTGCTCGTACATGCGGTGGCCGGGGCGCTCGGAGTGCATGGTCAGGCCGTACAGCTGGCGCGACAGACCGACGGCGAAGTCGCCGATGTCGATCATTTCCTGCACTTCGCCGTCGCCCTCGGGCTTGGACTTGCCCATTTCCAGCGCGACCAGCGAACCCAACGCGTCCTTGTGCTTGCGCAGCGCGTCGCTGCACAGGCGGATGGCTTCGCCGCGGCGCGGGGCCGGGGTGGTGCGCCACACCGCGAACGCGGCCTGGGCGCGCTCGACGATGGTGTCGTAGTCGCTCTGCGAGGACGCCTGCACGCGCGCCAGCACGGCGCCGTCGGTGGGATTGACCGGTTCCAGCACGCCGGCGTCGGCGGTCTTGGACCACTCGCCATGACCCAGATAAGTGCCCGACTCGTTGTCCTTAAGTCCCAGGGCAGTCAAAACAGCGTGCGTCATAGCGAAAACTCCAAATCAAAAGCATTGAAAAGTCCGCACATGGATGTGCGGGCCTGCGCACAGGGA includes:
- a CDS encoding metallophosphoesterase family protein produces the protein MRIAVVSDIHGNLDALTAVLADIRARHCDLTVNLGDILSGPLQPVETADLLIGLNLPTIRGNHERQLLDTPRPRMGASDAYARDALRADQLDWIAALPATLALNDAVYLCHGTPGDDLEYFLEHLDEDGPRAADTAEAARRAGAIAHALILCGHTHVPRALRLDDGRLVANPGSVGLQAYRADYPRPHAMEVGDPRARYAIADDATGHWRVEPIAVDYDHEAAAARALRNGRADWAHALRTGRVGP
- a CDS encoding aldehyde dehydrogenase family protein; the encoded protein is MTHAVLTALGLKDNESGTYLGHGEWSKTADAGVLEPVNPTDGAVLARVQASSQSDYDTIVERAQAAFAVWRTTPAPRRGEAIRLCSDALRKHKDALGSLVALEMGKSKPEGDGEVQEMIDIGDFAVGLSRQLYGLTMHSERPGHRMYEQWHPLGLVGVISAFNFPVAVWAWNAFIAAICGDITIWKPSPKTPLSAVASMKICNEALRAGGFPDIFFLFNDAGTELASNFVDDKRIALVSFTGSTKVGRHVGERVARRMGRSLLELGGNNAIIVDASADLKLAIPAIAFGAVGTAGQRCTTTRRLFVHESIHDDVLAKLIAAYKQVEKKIGDPTDPANLMGPLNSQDGVQAYLDAIAQAKASGGKVETGGERIDRPGNFVLPAIVTGLSNDAEVVQTETFAPILYVMKFKTLDEAIALQNDVPQGLSSSIFTANLKAAEAFLSAAGSDCGIANVNIGTSGAEIGGAFGGEKETGGGRESGSDAWRAYMRRQTNTINYSDALPLAQGIKFDL